In Bacillota bacterium, the genomic window AAGCCACGGGTCTACAGCTCCGAGCGGGGCCAGGATGGCCGGGCTGCCGAAGGTTGCCGCCGAGGGCAAGCCGCCTTCTCCGCGGCGATCTTGGGATGCCGCCGGCAGGGCGGTTTTTTCCTGTCCGAAAGGCCCTCTCCCGGTCTCCGCCGCGGGGCGGAAAGGGGCAAGGATCGATGAGGCTGTTGAGAATGTGCTCTCGAAGGGCGTGGTTTGCAGGGCTTGCATTGCTGACGGCGGTGTGGCTCGCGAGCGCGCCAGCAGTTTACGCCGCCACGGCAACCGCGACCGCCACGGCCAGCGTGTGGGCTGCGCTCACTATCACCAAGTCCACGGATCTCAGCTTCGGCGTCGTGTCGGTCGGCACAACGGGCGGTACGGTAGTAGTGGACACCGCCGGTGCTCGGACAACAACAGGCGACGTTGTGGCCGAGGGTGGCACCGTCAGCGCGGCAAGCTTCTCGCTTACGGGCGAACCCAGCAAGACCTACACGGTCACTTTGCCAACGTCGGCCAGCATCACGTATACCGACGCCGCCGGCACCGTCTACAGCATGACTGTCGACACCTTCACCAGTAGTTCCGCGAGTGGAACCTATACGCTCGATGCCAGCGGCAACGACACGCTCTACGTCGGTGCCACGCTGAACGTAGCGGGCAGTCAACAAAAAGGAGACTACAGCGGCACGTTCGATGTAACGGTGGAGTACCAGTAGGAGTGGCGAGGGCAATCGCCTCATCGCTGTCGCCGAGATTGAGCCTGTGGCCAAGCCTTGCTTCCCGCCGCCTTTCCGGTGGGGGAGGCAAGGTGCTTGACTGAATCGGGCCGGTCCGGGCCCGGCTCAGCGGTACAAGGGAGCCGTTGCCTATGCAGTCTGGCCTTCATTGTGCTCGGCAGGGCACCCCTCCAGGTTTCCGGGGCTTTTCCCTGGCACGGGCAGCCGTCGCAGGGGTCGTGCTCTTGATGGTGGGGCTTGCCATAGGCTCTTCTGTCGTGAACGCGCAGACGGCCATTTCCGTCTCCGTGTCCGCCGACCTTCGGTTCGGCGATATCGTCCCCGGTAGCACGTCGGGTACTGTCACGATCGACCCTGCCGGGGCCCGTACGGTGTCGGGCGGCGTCATCG contains:
- a CDS encoding DUF4402 domain-containing protein, yielding MLTAVWLASAPAVYAATATATATASVWAALTITKSTDLSFGVVSVGTTGGTVVVDTAGARTTTGDVVAEGGTVSAASFSLTGEPSKTYTVTLPTSASITYTDAAGTVYSMTVDTFTSSSASGTYTLDASGNDTLYVGATLNVAGSQQKGDYSGTFDVTVEYQ